A single Ruficoccus amylovorans DNA region contains:
- a CDS encoding helicase C-terminal domain-containing protein, with product MMVHEEERRASLGISEFAQFRLGPRGNRAGAGGLWRMRTGLTWHQNIQQADEAARSGVSSEIAISGLWMQDGWTLHLHGRIDQVEETMVGWTLREIKTLESRLPQPAADLRERYPAYFCQLAAYVRLARVLPEFRGLPVKGELVFVEISEGLRQVVPLEGHDEGIFDRQVETVCAFLNERRESARRRHSLSFAPAFETFRPEQVRALDTLSAKAASARTLLLEAPTGFGKTGLVLQYALGQLRDGLFDKVIYCTGKSTGQLQVDRQLRRMAQDPEALRTLVFRNRSEHAIATARHTCDATGGSCHEGIEEAWAASGIVPWELWAEGQPDLERVRLLGARTGVCPYEISKSLLPHADVWVGDYNYVFSPWHQQVFLESAGFDPARTLLIVDEAHNLASRVSALFSFGETAAGARYQFDSLRYLDCSARFLAQCEEWVDLLDSLRPRDALDISTEYEIADQLERLARSVYSERLPWDDLSPALAESLHRLPRLHAIISSEGLDRLCWSPARGELRVSCLDAAGEIAARLESFGQSLLMSATLSPLEDFCAETGLEPSAVTAIRADAPWRDHAYRVAVDARVDTRLNTRGRHMTTTATTIDALCAADSRPTAVFFPSYQYAETIRAYLEQINPQRVVAMQPRGIDLDGQLHFIEESLLCAHAVFFVLGSGFSEGIDELGGRIGQAMIVGPALPEVNAEQKARLARFEHLGRPEAFRRVYQLPAMRKINQALGRLVRGPGQQARVLLHCRRFADSSYQRLLDPVFIPEETLNTDQALREWIETTSMA from the coding sequence ATGATGGTGCACGAGGAAGAGCGGCGCGCCAGCCTTGGCATATCCGAATTTGCGCAGTTCCGGCTGGGCCCGCGCGGCAACCGCGCCGGAGCCGGGGGCCTGTGGCGCATGCGCACCGGCCTGACCTGGCACCAGAATATCCAGCAGGCAGATGAAGCCGCCCGCTCCGGTGTCAGCTCGGAGATCGCAATCTCGGGCCTTTGGATGCAGGACGGCTGGACGCTCCACCTGCACGGGCGTATCGACCAGGTGGAGGAGACAATGGTGGGCTGGACCCTGCGCGAGATAAAAACCCTCGAAAGCCGCCTCCCCCAGCCCGCCGCCGACCTGCGCGAGCGTTACCCGGCCTACTTCTGCCAACTCGCCGCCTACGTACGGCTGGCCCGCGTGCTGCCGGAGTTCCGGGGGCTGCCCGTCAAGGGTGAGCTGGTCTTCGTCGAGATCAGCGAAGGGCTGCGCCAGGTCGTCCCGCTCGAAGGCCACGACGAGGGCATCTTTGATCGGCAGGTCGAGACCGTCTGCGCCTTCCTCAACGAGCGCCGCGAATCCGCCCGCCGTCGTCACAGCCTGAGCTTCGCGCCCGCCTTCGAGACTTTCCGGCCCGAGCAGGTCCGCGCCCTCGACACCCTCAGCGCAAAGGCCGCCAGCGCCCGCACGCTTTTATTGGAGGCCCCCACCGGCTTCGGCAAGACCGGGCTCGTACTCCAGTACGCGCTGGGCCAGCTCCGCGACGGCCTTTTTGACAAGGTCATTTACTGCACCGGCAAATCCACCGGCCAACTCCAGGTGGACCGCCAACTGCGCCGCATGGCGCAGGACCCGGAAGCGTTGCGAACGCTCGTCTTCCGCAACCGCTCCGAGCACGCCATCGCCACCGCCCGGCACACCTGCGACGCCACCGGCGGCAGTTGTCACGAGGGTATCGAGGAGGCCTGGGCCGCCAGCGGCATTGTCCCGTGGGAACTCTGGGCCGAGGGCCAGCCCGACCTCGAACGGGTCCGGCTGCTGGGGGCGCGCACCGGCGTCTGCCCCTACGAAATCTCCAAAAGCCTCCTGCCCCACGCCGATGTCTGGGTGGGTGACTACAATTACGTTTTCTCACCTTGGCACCAGCAGGTTTTCCTCGAAAGCGCGGGCTTCGACCCCGCTCGCACCCTGCTCATCGTGGACGAGGCCCACAACCTCGCCTCCCGCGTGTCCGCGCTGTTTTCCTTTGGCGAAACTGCCGCCGGGGCGCGTTACCAGTTCGACAGCCTGCGCTACCTCGACTGCTCGGCCCGCTTTCTGGCCCAGTGCGAGGAGTGGGTCGATCTGCTCGACAGCCTGCGCCCGCGCGACGCGCTCGACATCAGCACCGAGTACGAGATCGCGGACCAGCTTGAGCGCCTCGCCCGCAGCGTCTATAGCGAACGCCTCCCCTGGGACGACCTGAGCCCGGCGCTGGCCGAGTCCCTGCACCGACTCCCGCGCCTGCACGCCATTATCAGCTCAGAGGGGCTTGACCGGCTCTGCTGGTCGCCCGCCCGGGGCGAGCTACGCGTCTCCTGCCTCGACGCCGCCGGGGAAATCGCCGCCCGGCTGGAGAGCTTCGGCCAAAGCCTGCTCATGTCGGCCACCCTCAGCCCGCTGGAGGATTTTTGCGCGGAAACCGGACTGGAACCGTCGGCGGTAACGGCTATCCGTGCCGACGCCCCCTGGCGCGACCACGCCTACCGCGTGGCCGTCGATGCCCGCGTCGATACCCGCCTGAATACCCGTGGCCGTCACATGACAACCACCGCCACCACCATCGACGCGCTCTGCGCCGCCGACTCGCGCCCGACCGCAGTGTTTTTTCCCAGCTACCAGTACGCCGAAACCATCCGCGCCTACCTGGAGCAAATCAACCCGCAACGGGTCGTGGCCATGCAGCCGCGCGGGATCGACCTGGACGGCCAACTCCACTTCATCGAGGAAAGCCTCCTGTGCGCCCATGCCGTGTTTTTCGTGCTCGGGAGCGGATTCAGCGAAGGCATCGACGAGCTTGGGGGCCGCATCGGACAAGCCATGATTGTCGGCCCCGCCCTGCCCGAGGTCAACGCCGAGCAAAAGGCCCGCCTGGCCCGCTTCGAGCACCTGGGTAGGCCGGAGGCGTTCCGGCGCGTTTACCAGCTCCCGGCCATGCGCAAAATCAACCAGGCGCTCGGGCGACTCGTGCGCGGCCCCGGCCAGCAAGCCCGCGTGCTCCTGCACTGCCGCCGCTTCGCCGACTCCTCCTACCAGCGACTGCTGGACCCGGTTTTTATACCCGAGGAGACACTCAACACCGACCAGGCCCTGCGCGAGTGGATCGAAACCACTTCGATGGCCTGA
- a CDS encoding TspO/MBR family protein yields MRNFPIYFAFVAVTLGGGLLIGYACRPGEWYDQLEKPSFNPPGWVFAPVWSLLYILIGVAGARVFLRPGLTAARALWVGLLILNFLWTPTFFGLNWPGVSLGITVLMVAGILLFIAACWGRERPSSWLFAPYALWTSFAFVLNGAIVHLNP; encoded by the coding sequence ATGAGAAATTTCCCCATCTATTTTGCCTTCGTCGCGGTCACACTTGGCGGCGGCCTCCTCATCGGCTACGCCTGCCGCCCCGGCGAATGGTACGACCAACTGGAGAAGCCTTCGTTCAACCCGCCGGGTTGGGTTTTCGCACCGGTATGGAGCCTCCTTTACATCTTGATCGGAGTGGCCGGAGCGCGTGTGTTCCTGCGACCGGGGTTGACTGCGGCCCGCGCGCTCTGGGTCGGGCTGCTGATTCTGAATTTCCTGTGGACACCGACCTTCTTCGGTCTGAACTGGCCCGGCGTTTCCCTCGGCATCACGGTACTGATGGTCGCGGGCATCCTGCTCTTCATCGCTGCCTGCTGGGGCCGCGAACGTCCCAGCTCCTGGCTTTTCGCCCCCTACGCACTGTGGACGTCCTTCGCGTTTGTGCTAAACGGAGCTATCGTCCACCTGAATCCCTGA
- a CDS encoding succinate dehydrogenase/fumarate reductase iron-sulfur subunit, protein MDLHLRVWRQKNSDEPGKFANYELKGVSEDSSFLEMLDILNEQLIEQGDEPVAFDHDCREGICGMCSLVINGMAHGPERATTVCQLHMRHYSDGDTITIEPWRAKPFPVVKDLIVDRTAFDHIIQAGGFITARTGSAQDANQQLISKPIADKAMDAAACIGCGACVAACPNGAAMLFTSAKCSQLNLLPQGQPEKDRRTLAMVKAMDAEGFGNCTNYGECQAVCPKEITLDFIAKMNRDYAGARIRHFFGKAI, encoded by the coding sequence ATGGATCTGCACCTGAGAGTCTGGAGACAGAAAAACAGCGACGAGCCCGGTAAGTTCGCCAATTACGAGCTTAAGGGCGTGAGCGAGGATTCTTCGTTTTTGGAGATGCTCGACATCCTCAACGAGCAACTGATCGAGCAGGGCGATGAGCCGGTGGCCTTCGACCACGACTGCCGTGAAGGTATCTGCGGGATGTGCTCGCTCGTCATCAATGGCATGGCCCACGGTCCCGAGCGGGCCACCACGGTCTGCCAATTGCACATGCGCCACTACAGTGACGGCGACACCATCACGATCGAGCCCTGGCGCGCCAAGCCGTTCCCGGTCGTGAAGGACCTGATCGTGGACCGTACCGCCTTCGACCACATCATCCAGGCGGGTGGCTTCATCACGGCCCGTACCGGCAGCGCGCAGGACGCCAACCAGCAGCTCATCTCCAAGCCCATTGCGGACAAGGCGATGGACGCGGCGGCCTGCATCGGTTGTGGCGCGTGCGTGGCGGCTTGCCCGAACGGTGCGGCCATGCTCTTCACCTCGGCCAAGTGTTCGCAGCTCAACTTGCTTCCGCAAGGCCAGCCGGAGAAGGATCGCCGTACCCTGGCCATGGTCAAGGCCATGGACGCCGAAGGCTTCGGCAACTGCACGAACTACGGTGAGTGTCAGGCCGTTTGCCCGAAGGAGATCACACTCGACTTCATCGCCAAGATGAACCGCGACTACGCGGGGGCGCGCATCCGCCATTTCTTCGGCAAGGCTATCTAG
- a CDS encoding fumarate reductase/succinate dehydrogenase flavoprotein subunit — MKLDSKTPEGPLSEKWTNHKGHNLKLVNPANRRKYHVIVVGSGLAGASAAASLGEQGYQVSCFCYQDSPRRAHSIAAQGGINAAKNYQNDGDSVFRLFYDTIKGGDYRAREANVYRLAEVSNNIIDQMVAQGVPFAREYGGMLDNRSFGGAQVSRTFYARGQTGQQLLLGAYQQLSKQIGLGQVKMYNRHEMLDLVLVDGHAKGIITRNMVNGKIDRWAADCVVLCTGGYGNVFFLSTNAQGCNVTAAYRAYKRGAGFANPCYTQIHPTCIPVHGDQQSKLTLMSESLRNDGRIWVPKSKDAAEKVRTGQLDPNAIPEEERDYYLERKYPSFGNLAPRDISSRSAKEACDDGRGIAPGSGLGVFLDFRDAINRLGENVIAERYGNLFDMYNRITAANPYKTPMMIYPAVHYTMGGLWVDYNLESNIPGLFVGGEANFSDHGANRLGASALMQGLADGYFVLPYTVGDYLGRCGIHSAGTIKSDASGFAEAEQEVTDRIQRLMSIKGKESPRSFHQRLGHIMWDHCGMARDKAGLEKAIELIPQLREEFWANVKVVGGEAELNQELERAGRVADFLEFGELMCRDALMRDESCGGHFRTEHQSEEGEAVRDDDKFAFVGVWEYQGDNKAPALHKEELVYEEVKFTTRSYK, encoded by the coding sequence ATGAAGCTCGATTCAAAAACTCCCGAGGGTCCGCTCAGTGAAAAGTGGACCAACCACAAGGGGCATAACCTGAAGCTGGTCAACCCGGCCAACCGTCGTAAATACCACGTCATCGTGGTCGGTTCCGGCCTGGCGGGCGCTTCCGCCGCCGCCTCGCTGGGTGAGCAGGGCTATCAGGTTTCCTGCTTCTGCTACCAGGACAGCCCGCGCCGCGCGCACTCTATCGCCGCCCAGGGCGGGATCAACGCCGCCAAGAACTACCAGAACGACGGCGACAGCGTCTTCCGGCTCTTTTACGACACGATCAAGGGTGGCGACTACCGCGCCCGCGAAGCCAACGTCTATCGCCTGGCCGAAGTCAGCAACAACATCATCGACCAGATGGTGGCGCAGGGCGTTCCCTTTGCCCGCGAATACGGCGGCATGCTGGACAACCGCTCCTTCGGGGGCGCGCAGGTCTCGCGTACCTTCTATGCCCGCGGCCAGACCGGCCAGCAGCTTCTGCTCGGTGCTTACCAGCAGTTGAGCAAGCAGATCGGCCTGGGGCAGGTCAAGATGTACAACCGCCACGAAATGCTCGACCTCGTGCTCGTGGACGGGCACGCCAAGGGCATCATCACCCGCAACATGGTCAACGGCAAGATCGACCGCTGGGCGGCCGATTGCGTGGTCCTGTGCACGGGCGGTTACGGTAACGTTTTCTTCCTCTCGACCAACGCGCAGGGTTGCAACGTCACCGCCGCCTACCGCGCCTACAAGCGTGGCGCCGGTTTCGCCAACCCCTGCTACACGCAGATCCACCCGACCTGCATCCCGGTCCACGGCGACCAGCAGAGCAAGCTGACCCTGATGTCCGAGTCGCTCCGCAACGATGGCCGCATCTGGGTGCCCAAGAGCAAGGATGCCGCCGAAAAGGTACGCACCGGCCAGCTCGACCCGAACGCCATCCCCGAGGAGGAACGCGACTACTACCTCGAGCGCAAGTACCCGAGTTTCGGTAACCTCGCCCCGCGCGACATCTCCTCGCGCTCGGCCAAGGAAGCCTGCGACGACGGACGCGGGATCGCCCCCGGCAGCGGTCTGGGTGTGTTCCTGGACTTCCGTGACGCCATCAACCGTCTGGGCGAGAACGTCATCGCCGAGCGCTACGGCAATCTCTTCGACATGTACAACCGCATCACTGCGGCCAACCCGTACAAGACGCCGATGATGATTTACCCGGCCGTTCACTACACGATGGGCGGCCTCTGGGTAGACTACAACCTTGAGAGCAATATCCCCGGCCTCTTCGTCGGCGGTGAAGCGAACTTCTCCGACCACGGTGCGAACCGCCTCGGGGCCTCCGCCCTCATGCAGGGCCTGGCCGACGGTTACTTCGTCCTGCCCTACACGGTGGGCGACTACCTGGGCCGCTGCGGCATCCACTCCGCCGGCACGATCAAGAGCGACGCCTCCGGTTTTGCCGAGGCTGAGCAGGAAGTCACGGACCGCATCCAGCGCCTGATGAGCATCAAGGGCAAGGAAAGCCCGCGCAGCTTCCACCAGCGCCTGGGCCACATCATGTGGGACCACTGCGGTATGGCTCGCGACAAGGCCGGACTGGAAAAGGCCATCGAGCTTATCCCGCAGTTGCGCGAAGAGTTCTGGGCCAACGTCAAGGTTGTCGGTGGCGAGGCCGAGCTCAATCAGGAGCTGGAACGCGCGGGCCGTGTGGCGGACTTCCTCGAATTCGGGGAACTGATGTGCCGCGACGCGCTGATGCGCGACGAGTCCTGCGGCGGCCACTTCCGCACCGAGCACCAGAGCGAAGAGGGCGAGGCCGTCCGCGACGACGACAAGTTCGCCTTTGTCGGTGTGTGGGAATACCAGGGCGACAATAAAGCCCCGGCCCTGCACAAGGAAGAACTCGTTTACGAGGAAGTGAAGTTCACGACCCGCTCGTACAAGTAA
- a CDS encoding succinate dehydrogenase cytochrome b subunit, which produces MSAAKKVILPSLVKKYLMAGSGIILVLFVLGHMLGNLQFFGPPEMINAYAYHLHHLPGAPVTLWLIRLFLLACVVVHIAMAVLLVKENREARPQNYAKQGFRETDYAARTMPMSGLIILAFIIFHILQYTARVVPEHYNETIGQAPIEVSHVHLEYFDVYAMMAKGFSSPVVSIFYIIAVGLLCMHLTHGVTSMFQSLGFRNEVWRGRLKCLASAYGLFIFIGFASIPASVLFFGHGKAYLAEKEAEWAKAPVEVSVNDAQAANTQFVTLNEGR; this is translated from the coding sequence ATGAGTGCTGCCAAGAAAGTAATTCTCCCTTCACTGGTCAAAAAATACCTGATGGCTGGATCAGGCATCATATTGGTGTTGTTCGTCCTCGGACACATGCTGGGCAACCTGCAATTCTTCGGTCCCCCGGAAATGATCAACGCCTATGCCTACCATCTGCATCACCTGCCCGGAGCGCCGGTCACGCTGTGGCTGATCCGGCTTTTCCTGCTCGCGTGTGTGGTCGTCCACATTGCCATGGCAGTCCTGCTGGTGAAGGAAAACCGGGAAGCCCGCCCCCAAAACTACGCCAAGCAGGGTTTCCGTGAAACCGACTACGCCGCGCGTACGATGCCGATGAGCGGGCTGATTATCCTGGCCTTTATCATCTTCCACATCCTGCAGTACACGGCCCGCGTAGTGCCCGAGCACTACAACGAAACCATCGGGCAGGCCCCGATCGAGGTCTCCCACGTGCATCTGGAGTACTTTGACGTTTACGCGATGATGGCCAAGGGCTTTTCCAGTCCGGTGGTCTCCATCTTCTACATCATCGCCGTCGGCCTGCTGTGCATGCACCTGACCCACGGGGTCACGAGCATGTTCCAGTCCCTGGGCTTCCGCAACGAAGTCTGGCGCGGTCGCCTCAAGTGCCTCGCCTCGGCCTACGGGCTGTTCATTTTTATCGGTTTCGCCTCGATCCCGGCCTCCGTGCTCTTCTTCGGCCACGGAAAGGCTTACCTGGCCGAGAAGGAAGCCGAGTGGGCCAAGGCCCCGGTTGAGGTCTCCGTCAATGACGCGCAGGCCGCCAACACGCAGTTCGTAACTTTGAACGAAGGACGCTAA
- the hisS gene encoding histidine--tRNA ligase encodes MFQTLPGFREFYPEDCAIRNYIFGQWRQSALRFAFQEFDGPLLEPLELITAKSGDEIVSQLFNFEDKGGRAVTLRPELTPTLARLVGAKAGSIKRPVKWFGIAENFRYEKPQKGRLRSHYQFNADILGESSPAADAEIIALLITALCSFGLSEKEFVLRLSDRDLWLLLLEQHGLTGDIATGALNVIDKMERESPESLLKMMGEKHVPGAEAVLADASKLVECTSLEAVESFFAGRENNVVTGERVSSRLDQWRELLGHLHAMGLGGFIRVDLGIVRGLAYYTGFVFEAFQTVGKGRALAGGGRYDHLVEKLGFQAMPAVGFGMGDVTLRDLLEDQKLLPDPKPELDGYVVVAGGENEARAALRDVAALRAKGLKIDRPLKQQGFGKQFKTAGQSGARFALIYGEVEVAEGKLKLRDLVSGEESLLTADEAASRMLQG; translated from the coding sequence ATGTTTCAGACCTTGCCCGGTTTTCGTGAGTTTTATCCGGAGGATTGCGCCATCCGCAATTACATCTTCGGCCAGTGGCGTCAGTCGGCCCTGCGCTTCGCTTTTCAGGAGTTCGACGGTCCGCTGCTGGAGCCGCTGGAACTGATCACGGCCAAGTCCGGCGATGAGATTGTCAGCCAGCTCTTCAACTTCGAGGACAAGGGCGGCCGCGCCGTCACCCTGCGTCCCGAGCTGACCCCGACCCTGGCCCGCCTCGTCGGCGCCAAGGCCGGAAGCATCAAGCGCCCTGTCAAGTGGTTCGGGATCGCCGAGAATTTCCGTTACGAAAAACCCCAGAAGGGCCGTCTGCGCTCGCACTACCAGTTCAACGCCGACATTTTGGGCGAATCCTCGCCTGCGGCTGACGCCGAGATCATCGCCCTGCTCATCACGGCGTTGTGCTCCTTTGGCCTGAGCGAGAAGGAATTTGTCCTGCGCCTGAGCGACCGTGACCTGTGGTTGCTGCTGCTGGAACAGCACGGGCTGACGGGCGACATCGCCACGGGCGCGCTCAACGTCATCGACAAGATGGAGCGGGAGTCGCCCGAGTCGCTGCTCAAGATGATGGGCGAAAAGCACGTCCCCGGTGCCGAGGCCGTGCTGGCCGATGCCAGTAAGCTGGTCGAGTGCACCTCGCTCGAAGCGGTGGAGAGCTTTTTTGCCGGGCGTGAGAACAACGTCGTCACCGGCGAGCGGGTTTCCTCCCGCCTGGATCAGTGGCGCGAGTTGCTCGGTCATCTCCATGCGATGGGACTGGGCGGCTTTATCCGGGTGGACCTGGGCATTGTCCGCGGGCTGGCCTACTACACCGGCTTTGTCTTCGAAGCCTTCCAGACGGTGGGCAAGGGCAGGGCACTGGCCGGCGGCGGACGCTACGACCACCTGGTGGAAAAACTCGGCTTCCAGGCCATGCCGGCAGTGGGTTTCGGTATGGGCGACGTGACCCTGCGTGACCTGCTCGAAGACCAGAAGCTCCTGCCCGACCCGAAACCCGAACTCGACGGCTACGTGGTCGTGGCGGGCGGTGAGAACGAGGCCCGCGCTGCGCTTCGCGATGTGGCCGCGCTCCGGGCGAAAGGACTCAAGATCGACCGCCCGCTCAAGCAGCAAGGCTTCGGTAAGCAGTTCAAAACGGCCGGACAGTCCGGGGCCCGCTTCGCGCTGATTTACGGCGAGGTGGAAGTTGCCGAAGGCAAGCTCAAGCTGCGTGACCTGGTCAGCGGCGAGGAGAGCCTCCTTACTGCGGACGAAGCCGCCAGCCGCATGCTTCAGGGCTGA
- a CDS encoding heme-binding domain-containing protein: MKKALRIIISLLILAFIGIQFIPVARTNPPVQVEPTWNSPRTKELFTRACADCHSNETVWPWYSKVYPVSAWIAHHVEEGREHFNINEKGFGRGYDEAAEAVEKGWMPLESYLPMHPEAKLTPEEKEELAAGLKATFDLH; the protein is encoded by the coding sequence ATGAAAAAAGCCCTCCGCATCATTATCTCCCTGCTCATTCTTGCCTTTATCGGCATCCAGTTTATCCCGGTCGCCCGGACAAATCCCCCCGTCCAGGTGGAGCCGACCTGGAACTCGCCGCGCACGAAGGAGCTTTTCACCCGCGCATGCGCCGACTGCCACAGCAACGAAACCGTCTGGCCGTGGTATTCGAAAGTTTACCCTGTCTCAGCCTGGATAGCCCACCATGTCGAAGAGGGACGCGAGCATTTCAACATCAATGAAAAGGGCTTCGGGCGCGGCTACGACGAGGCCGCCGAGGCCGTCGAAAAAGGCTGGATGCCCCTCGAAAGCTACCTGCCCATGCACCCCGAGGCCAAGCTGACCCCGGAGGAAAAAGAAGAGCTCGCCGCCGGACTCAAGGCCACCTTCGACCTGCATTAA
- a CDS encoding DUF167 family protein, protein MSASPGPVRLPVKVVPSSSRNAPAGWLGESFKIKVQALPERGKANKAVTTLLAQWLGVSESSIRLVSGDTSPAKVFEITGLTPETIRQRLDQA, encoded by the coding sequence GTGTCCGCCTCGCCCGGCCCTGTCCGCCTGCCCGTCAAGGTGGTGCCTTCCTCCTCCCGTAACGCACCGGCGGGCTGGCTGGGCGAGTCGTTCAAGATAAAAGTCCAGGCTCTGCCCGAGCGCGGCAAGGCAAACAAGGCGGTAACCACCCTGCTGGCCCAGTGGCTCGGTGTATCCGAATCTTCAATACGCCTGGTCAGCGGCGACACCTCCCCGGCCAAGGTCTTTGAAATCACTGGGCTCACCCCAGAAACGATCCGCCAGCGCCTCGACCAGGCGTAA
- the priA gene encoding replication restart helicase PriA has product MPEASAHIIEVLPIGGPEKPLAYAVPARLKGCTAPGALVRVPLLNRSRLGLVCEGLSEEIDPARLKFVHDALYDEPVVSPDLLKLALWLSRYYAASLESVLETIVPAPVRAIMAPRTTRLLALAHTPTPEEMDALVRRAPRQADLVRFLEQQQGPVPRSLLMSRLKLSSPSCDALVKKGLLKEVVQEDAREVYTDDLGEEEALPTKEVTLTEEQAAALADIELSLDANEFRPHLIHGVTGSGKTEIYLRALERVVDEGGSVIFLVPEVALTPQTVGRLRSRLSKRGERVVVWHSHLSAGERADGWMAMARGEARVVVGARSAIFAPLKNLKLIIVDEEHEPAYKQAESPRYHGRDVAVYRSMLCGAVCLLGSATPALESLYNVETKSYRLNRLSKRVDDRQLPSVHIVDMKRERLSPQGAATISSILADKLLERFEKQEQSILFLNRRGYSTRMICPDCSYVAECPHCSVTLTYHRTDNRLKCHICGYQERPTKGCPKCGSAKYRGIGFGTQRIEETVQKIVPRARIMRLDTDTMSKKHLFRKILSDFRTGKLDILVGTQMLAKGLDFPNVTLVGMVDADIALHVPDFRAAERTFQLLVQVAGRAGRGDKAGEVVVQTFMPHSPPIQYARRADFEGFLQEELEQRREFHYPPFRHLVRHLFRGRNPEKVAFFAEQWSRQLEERLEKLGHNVEIRGPVAAPLEKIKDTYRFHLWYFVGNVSRILPDIVALRKDFPMDEDVVDVLDVDPVDLV; this is encoded by the coding sequence ATGCCCGAGGCCTCCGCCCACATCATCGAAGTCCTGCCCATCGGAGGCCCGGAAAAACCGCTCGCCTACGCGGTCCCGGCCCGGCTTAAGGGTTGCACGGCTCCCGGCGCGTTGGTCCGCGTCCCACTGCTAAACCGCTCTCGTCTCGGTCTGGTTTGCGAGGGACTGAGCGAAGAGATTGACCCGGCCCGGCTCAAGTTCGTCCACGACGCGCTTTACGACGAGCCGGTAGTTTCGCCGGACCTGCTCAAGCTCGCGCTCTGGCTCTCGCGTTACTACGCGGCCAGCCTGGAAAGCGTGCTGGAGACGATTGTGCCCGCGCCGGTGCGGGCCATCATGGCCCCGAGAACGACCCGCCTGCTCGCGCTGGCCCACACGCCGACGCCGGAGGAAATGGATGCGCTCGTGCGCCGCGCTCCACGCCAGGCCGACCTCGTGCGCTTTCTGGAGCAGCAGCAGGGGCCGGTTCCGCGTTCGCTGCTGATGAGCCGCCTGAAACTTTCTTCTCCCTCCTGCGATGCACTGGTGAAAAAGGGCCTGCTCAAGGAGGTGGTGCAGGAGGATGCGAGGGAGGTCTATACGGACGATCTTGGCGAGGAGGAGGCACTGCCGACAAAGGAAGTCACCTTGACCGAGGAGCAGGCGGCGGCGCTGGCCGACATTGAGCTGAGCCTCGACGCGAACGAGTTCCGCCCGCACCTGATCCACGGCGTCACCGGCTCGGGCAAGACGGAGATTTACCTGCGCGCGCTGGAGCGGGTGGTGGACGAGGGCGGGAGCGTGATCTTTCTGGTGCCCGAGGTGGCCCTGACCCCGCAGACGGTCGGGCGGCTGCGCTCGCGTCTGAGCAAGCGCGGGGAGCGTGTTGTCGTCTGGCACAGCCACTTGAGCGCGGGCGAGAGGGCTGACGGCTGGATGGCTATGGCCCGGGGGGAGGCGAGGGTGGTGGTCGGAGCGCGTTCGGCGATTTTCGCTCCGTTGAAAAATTTGAAACTCATCATCGTGGACGAGGAGCACGAGCCCGCCTACAAGCAGGCCGAGTCGCCACGCTACCACGGCCGCGACGTGGCTGTTTATCGTTCGATGCTGTGCGGGGCAGTCTGTCTGCTGGGCTCGGCCACGCCCGCCCTGGAGTCGCTCTACAACGTCGAGACCAAGAGCTACCGGCTCAACCGCCTGAGCAAGCGCGTGGACGACCGCCAGCTTCCCAGCGTCCACATCGTGGACATGAAGCGCGAACGCCTCAGCCCGCAGGGAGCGGCCACGATTTCCAGCATTCTCGCGGACAAGCTGCTGGAGCGCTTCGAGAAGCAGGAGCAGTCGATCCTCTTTCTCAACCGCCGCGGCTACTCTACGCGCATGATTTGCCCGGATTGCAGCTACGTGGCGGAGTGCCCGCATTGCAGCGTGACGCTGACTTACCACCGCACCGACAATCGCCTGAAGTGCCACATCTGCGGCTATCAGGAGCGACCGACCAAGGGCTGCCCCAAGTGCGGCTCGGCCAAGTACCGGGGCATCGGCTTCGGCACGCAGCGGATCGAGGAGACGGTGCAGAAAATCGTCCCCCGCGCCCGCATCATGCGACTGGACACGGACACGATGAGCAAGAAGCACCTGTTTCGGAAAATCCTCTCCGACTTCCGCACCGGCAAGCTCGATATTCTCGTGGGCACGCAGATGTTGGCCAAGGGACTGGACTTCCCCAACGTCACGCTCGTGGGCATGGTCGATGCGGACATTGCGCTGCATGTGCCAGACTTCCGGGCCGCCGAGCGGACTTTTCAGTTGCTCGTGCAGGTGGCCGGGCGCGCCGGACGCGGCGACAAGGCGGGGGAGGTCGTGGTGCAGACTTTTATGCCGCACAGCCCGCCGATCCAGTACGCGCGGCGGGCTGATTTCGAGGGCTTTTTACAGGAGGAACTGGAGCAGCGCCGCGAGTTTCACTACCCGCCGTTCCGGCACCTGGTGCGGCACTTGTTTCGAGGGCGCAACCCGGAAAAGGTCGCCTTCTTCGCCGAGCAATGGTCCCGGCAGTTGGAGGAGCGGCTGGAAAAACTCGGCCACAACGTCGAAATCCGCGGCCCCGTGGCCGCCCCGCTGGAAAAAATCAAGGACACCTACCGCTTCCACCTCTGGTATTTTGTCGGCAACGTCTCGCGTATCCTGCCCGACATCGTCGCCCTGCGCAAAGACTTCCCGATGGACGAGGATGTCGTCGATGTGCTCGACGTGGACCCGGTGGACCTGGTTTGA